In the genome of Stomoxys calcitrans chromosome 4, idStoCalc2.1, whole genome shotgun sequence, the window AATAGTTTCAGGTGGGTTATTATCTTGACCACCACTCTGTCGTCGGGGTTTGCGTGGCAAAGGCGGCCCCTGGACATTTTCGTGGTACTTCTTACGCACATCAAAGTTCTCTAGGTACCTCGAATGACGATGATTTGCCAAGGCAACTTCGTTGTCATCCTCCGAGGTTGAGCGAGACTGATGGGTTTTGGCATATTCTTCGCCAGAGGAAGGCTTGCGGCGCAATACCACGGGAGGACCTGAGGCCGAGGTGGGTCTCTTTTTCATTTCATCTTCTGACGTGGACACTGACTTCTTGCGACCCATCATCATTTGGCGTTCGTAGGAGTCCTGCTTCTTCAGAGATTCTCGGGTCTCCGATTTCTTTAAGATTTCCCTTTGCTCTTCGATTTGTGCTATGGCTTGTGGGGATTTCTTAAAAGACTCCTTGCGCTCGATTTTAAACGATTCCTTGCGTTCGAGTTCTTCTCTTGGCTCCGAACGATCCATTTTGAAAGAGTCTTTGCGAGACATTTTAAATGAATCCTTGCGCTCAATTTTAAAGGAATCCTTTCTACTCATCTGCGGTTGATCCGATGGGCCTTCTTCGGGCGACTTTTTTATGACGGTGTTCTGTCTCCGCAAGTTGTCATTGTTGGACTCTGCCGACAAAGTGTCCTGGGTATTCTCGGACATGTGGCTGGACACACTATCTGTCTTCGATATACTGAACTGAGTGGCAAATATCAGATCTTGACTGCCAGAACCCAGGCGAGTAGTGAATAGGATTTTTCTTCTCTCCTTGGTGCTGGCATCTCCCTCAAGCATGGCTGCCGAATTGATGGTGGCCTTAGTCTCGACCACTCGTACATCAGCCGCACTGGTGGTACTCTCCACGGAGGGAAGGCGATGGATTTCAGCTTCGATACCATTTTCCTGGACCACATGCTCCTTGACTTCGGCCAATTGGGGTTTTTGGGTGGCAACCCGTATGGCGCTCGCATAGCTCTCACCCGAGCCCACTGTCTCTTGCGAGTCCTGGGAGCTGTGACGATTAACTTCTAGACTCCAGGTGCGCTCCTTGCTATCATCGTCCTGCGGCAAGGTGTGTATGGCATCGAGGTTTTCAATGTGCCTAAGGGGAACCTGGGCGCGTTGTTGTTGCGTGACTATTGTCGTAACCTTTGTTTCCGccactgctgctgctggtggaggtggtggagGGGCCGGGGGCACGTGTGCCCCCGATATCGAGTTTTTTCGGGCCCCTActggttttagatttttaacaGCGGCCTGCAAGTCGCTCATGGTTATGGCTGTGGCCTGGGGAAGCTTCACTGGCTCCGGCATGACCGGAGGCGGAACAGGTGTAGTCGAGGGAGCAGTAAAAACTGGAGCAGCAGAAGTATTAAGGCTTTGGATGTTCTGGAATATCTTGCGTGCCTCCTTCTCTTCGGGTGGCGTGTGCAGCGGTATGTGTATGTAGCCATCGACCGGGTCGTCATAGTACCGCAGGCGGCTATTGGGTCTCGAGCCACTTGCCGACTGAACGACAGGCGTCTGCGATTTACTTCGGGGCTGGAGCTGTTGCATTTCGTGCGAATCTATGGGTGATGATGACTTCGATGCCCTGGTGCTTTCGGCTCCCGCCGAGCTACCTCGCTTACCCGGCTTGAATATGGCCAATACCGATTTCTGCTTATTGGGTGTGGGATTCTGCGACTGGGGCGTTTGACCACGTTCTTTGCTTTTGCTGCGTGGTCGCGCTCGATCGCGCGGCGAGTCAGGCGAATCCTTGCCCCCACCGCCAAAACGGAATAACGAACTGAACGAAGATTTCCGGGAAACCGAAACGGTAGCCGGGGAAGGCGAGCGACTACCATGGTCCTTTGACTTACGCGAAGGCTTGGGACTCACTGTGGGTGTTAAAAGATTATCTCCTTTAGATTTTTGTGTTAGACACAGAGAGGCAGGTTTTGTTTGCGAACGAGCATATACAGGGACAAGAGTATCGGGAGCTTCTACTACTTTTTCATGGGGCGCAATACCTTGGTCGTCGTACATATGGTCTGGCTTAAGGTTAATACGTATATATTCGGTACCACTGGGGGTCTTACCCACTATCATCTGACCGGGGCTCTTGGTGGCGGCACGCTGGGCACCCATTACAGAAATTTCGTTGACATCTCGTGTTTCGGGCTTGTTTTGTGCTTTAATTTTGGCCGTCAGCTTAGCATCTCCATTCGTCAAGGAGGTGGGTGGTCTACGTTTGGGCGATGATTCCAATTGTATGCCTTCGGCTAATATAGCCTGTGTAGTGTCTTGATTGCGGGCCAGCAGCACCTGTTCGAGTAGCGCTGTGGCCGGGTGATCGGCTACCGAACCCACACTTACACCAATGATGGTTTCCACTGGCTTGGGGCCACAAAATGAAGTCTCCAAAAGCATGCGATGTGGCGATGGTGAACGTGAAACTCCCGAAACGGCAGAGAGGCGACTTACAGCCGACCCCTGACTGCCAACACTGGAGATGCGGCTGGTGCGACCAGAGATACAAAGTAAAGCAGCCACCTCTGAGCTGGCTGAGTCTTTGCGTTGGTGTTGTTGCAAATATGTTTGATGATCTTCAATTTTGAACATGTGCGGCGATGAACGTTTGGCCTGCAATGAATAACGGAAAAGAGAACAAAAGAGAGGgggagaaaaaataaaaaaatggaaaaagaaatGGAACTTGATTAGTCAAcaatttttgggggtttttatttacaatttttacTATTTCATGTTACTGTTGATTACCAAAGTCTAGGAAGAAAAATATGACCCAAAATGGtgtttatttctattttaactACTTTAATGGGATTTAGAGAAAGATCAACAGCTAGCTTGTCCTTAATTACTTAATTACGAGAAATAATTAGTTTGTTATCCAATAATTGAAACGTAATGATCTCTAAGGGATATGTTTTTCAAATACATTGTGCTacacacctccaaatattcctTCAACTGCAAGTTTAAAATATTAAGTTAATTCTTATATTTTACATAATTTCTTTATTGAATATTCAAAATATAAGTTTTTAATCttttattaagattttttttttatttttacaagcTTCAAAAGTTTGGTTTGTtttgagaaataaaaatttaattcgtaGTTTGCTGCAGGCCTTTATCACTagcacatttttttaaaatttataatacTCATACGCAATGTGGTACatataaataattattatttatacGCACCATAGTCCATAGgcacattttatttattaatcccCCCACAATTGAATGAGGGTACACTAacttagtttttcaaaaaaattcatttgcaaaaattttcgattatttttgtttttattttttaattaaaaataatcatACGGCTTGTGTTACTTATAATTGATTGTCACATATACGCACCACAGTCCATaggttaatttaatttaattaatctCCCAACATAGTTATGATGGTATACCAACTTCCGTGGTTCCGTATGTAGGACACTCAACCATTTATCAAGGTTGGATATTTCTTAATTTTACTTAAATAGACTTTCAAAAGATTGTTTTCTTTTGAgaagtataaaatttttgctacAGGGGCCATTACctttaaaattacaaataatCCTACACATTTtagtattaattttattttttttctcaatttcttaattttaagcCGCACGTCCCATTtacaaaattaacaagtaaaaaggcgttaagttcggccgggccgaaattggatacccaccacctcgggtatatatgtaaccacctttcttcataatccggtgaaaatgtataatttatgcccccatagcagatttatcaaaatttggtcCGACCAAATTAGACATGTagattgagtggtctaatgggtacaagtcattgttcaattttgtagaataaaatattgatctttttgttagccatatccaaatatagaccgatctggactatatacgacgcggatgtcgaaaagcctaacataagtcactgtgtcaaatctgagcgaaatcggattataaatgtgcttttatggggccaagagagatcggtctgtaccgatctgagccaaattcaagaaggatgccgaagggtctaacacaactcactgtcccaaatattggcaaaatcggacaataaatgcgccttttataggcccaagaccttaaatcgagagatcggtctatttggcagctatgtcgaaatctgaaccgatctaggtcaatcaggactggcctaacacaattcactgtcctaattttaagaaaaatcggataataaatgtggatttaatgggcctaagaccctaaatcggcttagcggactatataggggctatatcaagatatagtccgatatagcccaacttctaacttaaactgcttatgaacaaaaaaagaatctgtgcaaagtttcagctcaatatctctatttttaaagactgtagcgtgatttcaacctgATAtgactcctatataaaccgatttcggttgttgacttcttgagcctctagaaggggTATTTatcatacgatttgcctgaaattttgtatgaagtgatTGAAGACATGAAGTTTTGACTTCCCACAGCTGAACCAAGTAAGGCCcgattcggttcataacatgatatagcacaaatagcatagcaattcttatccattatcctttgtttgccc includes:
- the LOC106093130 gene encoding serine-rich adhesin for platelets isoform X5 yields the protein MMEVRSKQKRLGPAPIASFEKSFEDPSPLTVAATAAQTEFAELSNNIGLDDGDEDEAPLTQVAEDNRRNGTACGNADGFDEYSHGEIGPRTMAAAGRMDINDSGTTCKKSITTKTAMATTTSIKMTTTAATPVDPPTMTTTTTSVAGHHAMGSSKMRQDNNNRQQHPGKVPPAPPTRSATTTTTARANSNSNNAMAHTLHTAGGAGAAMRGPTATLCTPSTPRIELSRASSSSHHEEDSRDSSPENVFEQVGTGTLQESLDMGFREEGALELRSSTEELYFMDPAHKKEEEAKLQQLLQQLKEYLEAKRSSPHMFKIEDHQTYLQQHQRKDSASSEVAALLCISGRTSRISSVGSQGSAVSRLSAVSGVSRSPSPHRMLLETSFCGPKPVETIIGVSVGSVADHPATALLEQVLLARNQDTTQAILAEGIQLESSPKRRPPTSLTNGDAKLTAKIKAQNKPETRDVNEISVMGAQRAATKSPGQMIVGKTPSGTEYIRINLKPDHMYDDQGIAPHEKVVEAPDTLVPVYARSQTKPASLCLTQKSKGDNLLTPTVSPKPSRKSKDHGSRSPSPATVSVSRKSSFSSLFRFGGGGKDSPDSPRDRARPRSKSKERGQTPQSQNPTPNKQKSVLAIFKPGKRGSSAGAESTRASKSSSPIDSHEMQQLQPRSKSQTPVVQSASGSRPNSRLRYYDDPVDGYIHIPLHTPPEEKEARKIFQNIQSLNTSAAPVFTAPSTTPVPPPVMPEPVKLPQATAITMSDLQAAVKNLKPVGARKNSISGAHVPPAPPPPPPAAAVAETKVTTIVTQQQRAQVPLRHIENLDAIHTLPQDDDSKERTWSLEVNRHSSQDSQETVGSGESYASAIRVATQKPQLAEVKEHVVQENGIEAEIHRLPSVESTTSAADVRVVETKATINSAAMLEGDASTKERRKILFTTRLGSGSQDLIFATQFSISKTDSVSSHMSENTQDTLSAESNNDNLRRQNTVIKKSPEEGPSDQPQMSRKDSFKIERKDSFKMSRKDSFKMDRSEPREELERKESFKIERKESFKKSPQAIAQIEEQREILKKSETRESLKKQDSYERQMMMGRKKSVSTSEDEMKKRPTSASGPPVVLRRKPSSGEEYAKTHQSRSTSEDDNEVALANHRHSRYLENFDVRKKYHENVQGPPLPRKPRRQSGGQDNNPPETIQTSQELTKEQYQRKPQPQLPQPPPPSTDPTPLPSPSRRETETTPIPHQQTAEPRSQSQSPVDKARQTPPKPPRTSTPTRRSQAASPTKTSSSSVHTSSATATGTPLKKPYAHIDRQSVHSTDEPVESSESERDSDLAAAAESKRRHLALNVGCIEDHESTGLVSQESFDDELPYIPTNLPEEKGQVVPLIPMKERANMELKTCPVERPRSTTPLNPSHLEEYCGIVNTPDATHDFPGVVPVRGEKLRISLPRKDSKKDIQSSKSPRRISNASGKSWFEFAEEGLRATAAHLERKDSNKQLLQQQQKLPSTAAVAVRESPKQKQEVTKPKTPTTKPRTPTQRKLSGHWIDFENIPEKRKPPKKITTLPRDSTSGKTSSTRSAAHGKTLPGSGSGSGGNASAAFTTHQAFEAQHKPPPPDVTATGTATTSTASTNQSTTDGAGTPHYDYVKPEDCQCECHETKTKEAHATGSSSTTGPAGATHCTGTAAATSAAATTTSNTTKAQQGVDLLQQGEDMLPLLSQDSHDGIEPRISKIRYNAVNI
- the LOC106093130 gene encoding serine-rich adhesin for platelets isoform X1 is translated as MMEVRSKQKRLGPAPIASFEKSFEDPSPLTVAATAAQTEFAELSNNIGLDDGDEDEAPLTQVAEDNRRNGTACGNADGFDEYSHGEIGPRTMAAAGRMDINDSGTTCKKSITTKTAMATTTSIKMTTTAATPVDPPTMTTTTTSVAGHHAMGSSKMRQDNNNRQQHPGKVPPAPPTRSATTTTTARANSNSNNAMAHTLHTAGGAGAAMRGPTATLCTPSTPRIELSRASSSSHHEEDSRDSSPENVFEQVGTGTLQESLDMGFREEGALELRSSTEELYFMDPAHKKEEEAKLQQLLQQLKEYLEAKRSSPHMFKIEDHQTYLQQHQRKDSASSEVAALLCISGRTSRISSVGSQGSAVSRLSAVSGVSRSPSPHRMLLETSFCGPKPVETIIGVSVGSVADHPATALLEQVLLARNQDTTQAILAEGIQLESSPKRRPPTSLTNGDAKLTAKIKAQNKPETRDVNEISVMGAQRAATKSPGQMIVGKTPSGTEYIRINLKPDHMYDDQGIAPHEKVVEAPDTLVPVYARSQTKPASLCLTQKSKGDNLLTPTVSPKPSRKSKDHGSRSPSPATVSVSRKSSFSSLFRFGGGGKDSPDSPRDRARPRSKSKERGQTPQSQNPTPNKQKSVLAIFKPGKRGSSAGAESTRASKSSSPIDSHEMQQLQPRSKSQTPVVQSASGSRPNSRLRYYDDPVDGYIHIPLHTPPEEKEARKIFQNIQSLNTSAAPVFTAPSTTPVPPPVMPEPVKLPQATAITMSDLQAAVKNLKPVGARKNSISGAHVPPAPPPPPPAAAVAETKVTTIVTQQQRAQVPLRHIENLDAIHTLPQDDDSKERTWSLEVNRHSSQDSQETVGSGESYASAIRVATQKPQLAEVKEHVVQENGIEAEIHRLPSVESTTSAADVRVVETKATINSAAMLEGDASTKERRKILFTTRLGSGSQDLIFATQFSISKTDSVSSHMSENTQDTLSAESNNDNLRRQNTVIKKSPEEGPSDQPQMSRKDSFKIERKDSFKMSRKDSFKMDRSEPREELERKESFKIERKESFKKSPQAIAQIEEQREILKKSETRESLKKQDSYERQMMMGRKKSVSTSEDEMKKRPTSASGPPVVLRRKPSSGEEYAKTHQSRSTSEDDNEVALANHRHSRYLENFDVRKKYHENVQGPPLPRKPRRQSGGQDNNPPETIQTSQELTKEQYQRKPQPQLPQPPPPSTDPTPLPSPSRRETETTPIPHQQTAEPRSQSQSPVDKARQTPPKPPRTSTPTRRSQAASPTKTSSSSVHTSSATATGTPLKKPYAHIDRQSVHSTDEPVESSESERDSDLAAAAESKRRHLALNVGCIEDHESTGLVSQESFDDELPYIPTNLPEEKGQVVPLIPMKERANMELKTCPVERPRSTTPLNPSHLEEYCGIVNTPDATHDFPGVVPVRGEKLRISLPRKDSKKDIQSSKSPRRISNASGKSWFEFAEEGLRATAAHLERKDSNKQLLQQQQKLPSTAAVAVRESPKQKQEVTKPKTPTTKPRTPTQRKLSGHWIDFENIPEKRKPPKKITTLPRDSTSGKTSSTRSAAHGKTLPGSGSGSGGNASAAFTTHQAFEAQHKPPPPDVTATGTATTSTASTNQSTTDGAGTPHYDYVKPEDCQCECHETKTKEAHATGSSSTTGPAGATHCTGTAAATSAAATTTSNTTKAQQGVDLLQQGEDMLPLLSQDSHDGIEPSDSSREFSCYTDDEMDLPTRSSSRSKSSSSRVDEFPRRDVPAHNTRHKKFPDK
- the LOC106093130 gene encoding uncharacterized protein LOC106093130 isoform X6 — protein: MDINDSGTTCKKSITTKTAMATTTSIKMTTTAATPVDPPTMTTTTTSVAGHHAMGSSKMRQDNNNRQQHPGKVPPAPPTRSATTTTTARANSNSNNAMAHTLHTAGGAGAAMRGPTATLCTPSTPRIELSRASSSSHHEEDSRDSSPENVFEQVGTGTLQESLDMGFREEGALELRSSTEELYFMDPAHKKEEEAKLQQLLQQLKEYLEAKRSSPHMFKIEDHQTYLQQHQRKDSASSEVAALLCISGRTSRISSVGSQGSAVSRLSAVSGVSRSPSPHRMLLETSFCGPKPVETIIGVSVGSVADHPATALLEQVLLARNQDTTQAILAEGIQLESSPKRRPPTSLTNGDAKLTAKIKAQNKPETRDVNEISVMGAQRAATKSPGQMIVGKTPSGTEYIRINLKPDHMYDDQGIAPHEKVVEAPDTLVPVYARSQTKPASLCLTQKSKGDNLLTPTVSPKPSRKSKDHGSRSPSPATVSVSRKSSFSSLFRFGGGGKDSPDSPRDRARPRSKSKERGQTPQSQNPTPNKQKSVLAIFKPGKRGSSAGAESTRASKSSSPIDSHEMQQLQPRSKSQTPVVQSASGSRPNSRLRYYDDPVDGYIHIPLHTPPEEKEARKIFQNIQSLNTSAAPVFTAPSTTPVPPPVMPEPVKLPQATAITMSDLQAAVKNLKPVGARKNSISGAHVPPAPPPPPPAAAVAETKVTTIVTQQQRAQVPLRHIENLDAIHTLPQDDDSKERTWSLEVNRHSSQDSQETVGSGESYASAIRVATQKPQLAEVKEHVVQENGIEAEIHRLPSVESTTSAADVRVVETKATINSAAMLEGDASTKERRKILFTTRLGSGSQDLIFATQFSISKTDSVSSHMSENTQDTLSAESNNDNLRRQNTVIKKSPEEGPSDQPQMSRKDSFKIERKDSFKMSRKDSFKMDRSEPREELERKESFKIERKESFKKSPQAIAQIEEQREILKKSETRESLKKQDSYERQMMMGRKKSVSTSEDEMKKRPTSASGPPVVLRRKPSSGEEYAKTHQSRSTSEDDNEVALANHRHSRYLENFDVRKKYHENVQGPPLPRKPRRQSGGQDNNPPETIQTSQELTKEQYQRKPQPQLPQPPPPSTDPTPLPSPSRRETETTPIPHQQTAEPRSQSQSPVDKARQTPPKPPRTSTPTRRSQAASPTKTSSSSVHTSSATATGTPLKKPYAHIDRQSVHSTDEPVESSESERDSDLAAAAESKRRHLALNVGCIEDHESTGLVSQESFDDELPYIPTNLPEEKGQVVPLIPMKERANMELKTCPVERPRSTTPLNPSHLEEYCGIVNTPDATHDFPGVVPVRGEKLRISLPRKDSKKDIQSSKSPRRISNASGKSWFEFAEEGLRATAAHLERKDSNKQLLQQQQKLPSTAAVAVRESPKQKQEVTKPKTPTTKPRTPTQRKLSGHWIDFENIPEKRKPPKKITTLPRDSTSGKTSSTRSAAHGKTLPGSGSGSGGNASAAFTTHQAFEAQHKPPPPDVTATGTATTSTASTNQSTTDGAGTPHYDYVKPEDCQCECHETKTKEAHATGSSSTTGPAGATHCTGTAAATSAAATTTSNTTKAQQGVDLLQQGEDMLPLLSQDSHDGIEPSDSSREFSCYTDDEMDLPTRSSSRSKSSSSRVDEFPRRDVPAHNTRHKKFPDK
- the LOC106093130 gene encoding uncharacterized protein LOC106093130 isoform X4 — translated: MMEVRSKQKRLGPAPIASFEKSFEDPSPLTVAATAAQTEFAELSNNIGLDDGDEDEAPLTQVAEDNRRNGTACGNADGFDEYSHGEIGPRTMAAAGRMDINDSGTTCKKSITTKTAMATTTSIKMTTTAATPVDPPTMTTTTTSVAGHHAMGSSKMRQDNNNRQQHPGKVPPAPPTRSATTTTTARANSNSNNAMAHTLHTAGGAGAAMRGPTATLCTPSTPRIELSRASSSSHHEEDSRDSSPENVFEQESLDMGFREEGALELRSSTEELYFMDPAHKKEEEAKLQQLLQQAKRSSPHMFKIEDHQTYLQQHQRKDSASSEVAALLCISGRTSRISSVGSQGSAVSRLSAVSGVSRSPSPHRMLLETSFCGPKPVETIIGVSVGSVADHPATALLEQVLLARNQDTTQAILAEGIQLESSPKRRPPTSLTNGDAKLTAKIKAQNKPETRDVNEISVMGAQRAATKSPGQMIVGKTPSGTEYIRINLKPDHMYDDQGIAPHEKVVEAPDTLVPVYARSQTKPASLCLTQKSKGDNLLTPTVSPKPSRKSKDHGSRSPSPATVSVSRKSSFSSLFRFGGGGKDSPDSPRDRARPRSKSKERGQTPQSQNPTPNKQKSVLAIFKPGKRGSSAGAESTRASKSSSPIDSHEMQQLQPRSKSQTPVVQSASGSRPNSRLRYYDDPVDGYIHIPLHTPPEEKEARKIFQNIQSLNTSAAPVFTAPSTTPVPPPVMPEPVKLPQATAITMSDLQAAVKNLKPVGARKNSISGAHVPPAPPPPPPAAAVAETKVTTIVTQQQRAQVPLRHIENLDAIHTLPQDDDSKERTWSLEVNRHSSQDSQETVGSGESYASAIRVATQKPQLAEVKEHVVQENGIEAEIHRLPSVESTTSAADVRVVETKATINSAAMLEGDASTKERRKILFTTRLGSGSQDLIFATQFSISKTDSVSSHMSENTQDTLSAESNNDNLRRQNTVIKKSPEEGPSDQPQMSRKDSFKIERKDSFKMSRKDSFKMDRSEPREELERKESFKIERKESFKKSPQAIAQIEEQREILKKSETRESLKKQDSYERQMMMGRKKSVSTSEDEMKKRPTSASGPPVVLRRKPSSGEEYAKTHQSRSTSEDDNEVALANHRHSRYLENFDVRKKYHENVQGPPLPRKPRRQSGGQDNNPPETIQTSQELTKEQYQRKPQPQLPQPPPPSTDPTPLPSPSRRETETTPIPHQQTAEPRSQSQSPVDKARQTPPKPPRTSTPTRRSQAASPTKTSSSSVHTSSATATGTPLKKPYAHIDRQSVHSTDEPVESSESERDSDLAAAAESKRRHLALNVGCIEDHESTGLVSQESFDDELPYIPTNLPEEKGQVVPLIPMKERANMELKTCPVERPRSTTPLNPSHLEEYCGIVNTPDATHDFPGVVPVRGEKLRISLPRKDSKKDIQSSKSPRRISNASGKSWFEFAEEGLRATAAHLERKDSNKQLLQQQQKLPSTAAVAVRESPKQKQEVTKPKTPTTKPRTPTQRKLSGHWIDFENIPEKRKPPKKITTLPRDSTSGKTSSTRSAAHGKTLPGSGSGSGGNASAAFTTHQAFEAQHKPPPPDVTATGTATTSTASTNQSTTDGAGTPHYDYVKPEDCQCECHETKTKEAHATGSSSTTGPAGATHCTGTAAATSAAATTTSNTTKAQQGVDLLQQGEDMLPLLSQDSHDGIEPSDSSREFSCYTDDEMDLPTRSSSRSKSSSSRVDEFPRRDVPAHNTRHKKFPDK
- the LOC106093130 gene encoding uncharacterized protein LOC106093130 isoform X3 — its product is MMEVRSKQKRLGPAPIASFEKSFEDPSPLTVAATAAQTEFAELSNNIGLDDGDEDEAPLTQVAEDNRRNGTACGNADGFDEYSHGEIGPRTMAAAGRMDINDSGTTCKKSITTKTAMATTTSIKMTTTAATPVDPPTMTTTTTSVAGHHAMGSSKMRQDNNNRQQHPGKVPPAPPTRSATTTTTARANSNSNNAMAHTLHTAGGAGAAMRGPTATLCTPSTPRIELSRASSSSHHEEDSRDSSPENVFEQESLDMGFREEGALELRSSTEELYFMDPAHKKEEEAKLQQLLQQLKEYLEAKRSSPHMFKIEDHQTYLQQHQRKDSASSEVAALLCISGRTSRISSVGSQGSAVSRLSAVSGVSRSPSPHRMLLETSFCGPKPVETIIGVSVGSVADHPATALLEQVLLARNQDTTQAILAEGIQLESSPKRRPPTSLTNGDAKLTAKIKAQNKPETRDVNEISVMGAQRAATKSPGQMIVGKTPSGTEYIRINLKPDHMYDDQGIAPHEKVVEAPDTLVPVYARSQTKPASLCLTQKSKGDNLLTPTVSPKPSRKSKDHGSRSPSPATVSVSRKSSFSSLFRFGGGGKDSPDSPRDRARPRSKSKERGQTPQSQNPTPNKQKSVLAIFKPGKRGSSAGAESTRASKSSSPIDSHEMQQLQPRSKSQTPVVQSASGSRPNSRLRYYDDPVDGYIHIPLHTPPEEKEARKIFQNIQSLNTSAAPVFTAPSTTPVPPPVMPEPVKLPQATAITMSDLQAAVKNLKPVGARKNSISGAHVPPAPPPPPPAAAVAETKVTTIVTQQQRAQVPLRHIENLDAIHTLPQDDDSKERTWSLEVNRHSSQDSQETVGSGESYASAIRVATQKPQLAEVKEHVVQENGIEAEIHRLPSVESTTSAADVRVVETKATINSAAMLEGDASTKERRKILFTTRLGSGSQDLIFATQFSISKTDSVSSHMSENTQDTLSAESNNDNLRRQNTVIKKSPEEGPSDQPQMSRKDSFKIERKDSFKMSRKDSFKMDRSEPREELERKESFKIERKESFKKSPQAIAQIEEQREILKKSETRESLKKQDSYERQMMMGRKKSVSTSEDEMKKRPTSASGPPVVLRRKPSSGEEYAKTHQSRSTSEDDNEVALANHRHSRYLENFDVRKKYHENVQGPPLPRKPRRQSGGQDNNPPETIQTSQELTKEQYQRKPQPQLPQPPPPSTDPTPLPSPSRRETETTPIPHQQTAEPRSQSQSPVDKARQTPPKPPRTSTPTRRSQAASPTKTSSSSVHTSSATATGTPLKKPYAHIDRQSVHSTDEPVESSESERDSDLAAAAESKRRHLALNVGCIEDHESTGLVSQESFDDELPYIPTNLPEEKGQVVPLIPMKERANMELKTCPVERPRSTTPLNPSHLEEYCGIVNTPDATHDFPGVVPVRGEKLRISLPRKDSKKDIQSSKSPRRISNASGKSWFEFAEEGLRATAAHLERKDSNKQLLQQQQKLPSTAAVAVRESPKQKQEVTKPKTPTTKPRTPTQRKLSGHWIDFENIPEKRKPPKKITTLPRDSTSGKTSSTRSAAHGKTLPGSGSGSGGNASAAFTTHQAFEAQHKPPPPDVTATGTATTSTASTNQSTTDGAGTPHYDYVKPEDCQCECHETKTKEAHATGSSSTTGPAGATHCTGTAAATSAAATTTSNTTKAQQGVDLLQQGEDMLPLLSQDSHDGIEPSDSSREFSCYTDDEMDLPTRSSSRSKSSSSRVDEFPRRDVPAHNTRHKKFPDK
- the LOC106093130 gene encoding serine-rich adhesin for platelets isoform X7, translating into MMEVRSKQKRLGPAPIASFEKSFEDPSPLTVAATAAQTEFAELSNNIGLDDGDEDEAPLTQVAEDNRRNGTACGNADGFDEYSHGEIGPRTMAAAGRMDINDSGTTCKKSITTKTAMATTTSIKMTTTAATPVDPPTMTTTTTSVAGHHAMGSSKMRQDNNNRQQHPGKVPPAPPTRSATTTTTARANSNSNNAMAHTLHTAGGAGAAMRGPTATLCTPSTPRIELSRASSSSHHEEDSRDSSPENVFEQVGTGTLQESLDMGFREEGALELRSSTEELYFMDPAHKKEEEAKLQQLLQQLKEYLEAKRSSPHMFKIEDHQTYLQQHQRKDSASSEVAALLCISGRTSRISSVGSQGSAVSRLSAVSGVSRSPSPHRMLLETSFCGPKPVETIIGVSVGSVADHPATALLEQVLLARNQDTTQAILAEGIQLESSPKRRPPTSLTNGDAKLTAKIKAQNKPETRDVNEISVMGAQRAATKSPGQMIVGKTPSGTEYIRINLKPDHMYDDQGIAPHEKVVEAPDTLVPVYARSQTKPASLCLTQKSKGDNLLTPTVSPKPSRKSKDHGSRSPSPATVSVSRKSSFSSLFRFGGGGKDSPDSPRDRARPRSKSKERGQTPQSQNPTPNKQKSVLAIFKPGKRGSSAGAESTRASKSSSPIDSHEMQQLQPRSKSQTPVVQSASGSRPNSRLRYYDDPVDGYIHIPLHTPPEEKEARKIFQNIQSLNTSAAPVFTAPSTTPVPPPVMPEPVKLPQATAITMSDLQAAVKNLKPVGARKNSISGAHVPPAPPPPPPAAAVAETKVTTIVTQQQRAQVPLRHIENLDAIHTLPQDDDSKERTWSLEVNRHSSQDSQETVGSGESYASAIRVATQKPQLAEVKEHVVQENGIEAEIHRLPSVESTTSAADVRVVETKATINSAAMLEGDASTKERRKILFTTRLGSGSQDLIFATQFSISKTDSVSSHMSENTQDTLSAESNNDNLRRQNTVIKKSPEEGPSDQPQMSRKDSFKIERKDSFKMSRKDSFKMDRSEPREELERKESFKIERKESFKKSPQAIAQIEEQREILKKSETRESLKKQDSYERQMMMGRKKSVSTSEDEMKKRPTSASGPPVVLRRKPSSGEEYAKTHQSRSTSEDDNEVALANHRHSRYLENFDVRKKYHENVQGPPLPRKPRRQSGGQDNNPPETIQTSQELTKEQYQRKPQPQLPQPPPPSTDPTPLPSPSRRETETTPIPHQQTAEPRSQSQSPVDKARQTPPKPPRTSTPTRRSQAASPTKTSSSSVHTSSATATGTPLKKPYAHIDRQSVHSTDEPVESSESERDSDLAAAAESKRRHLALNVGCIEDHESTGLVSQESFDDELPYIPTNLPEEKGQVVPLIPMKERANMELKTCPVERPRSTTPLNPSHLEEYCGIVNTPDATHDFPGVVPVRGEKLRISLPRKDSKKDIQSSKSPRRISNASGKSWFEFAEEGLRATAAHLERKDSNKQLLQQQQKLPSTAAVAVRESPKQKQEKNENPPRK